From a region of the Desmodus rotundus isolate HL8 chromosome 7, HLdesRot8A.1, whole genome shotgun sequence genome:
- the L3HYPDH gene encoding LOW QUALITY PROTEIN: trans-3-hydroxy-L-proline dehydratase (The sequence of the model RefSeq protein was modified relative to this genomic sequence to represent the inferred CDS: inserted 1 base in 1 codon): MHTGGEPLRIVLGGCPEVVGPTLLAKRRYMRQHLDYVRRRLLYEPRGHRDMYGAVLVPSELPDAHLGVLFLHNEGYSSMCGHAVXALGRFALDFGLVPPPPAGAREARVNIHCPCGLVAAFVECEGGLSRGRVRFHSVPAFVLATDLLVDVPGHGRVIVDIAYGGAFYAFVSAEKLGLDVCSAKTRDLVDAASAVTGAVKAQFKITHPDSEDLAFLYGTILTDGKDTYSEEPTTNICVFADEQVDRSPTGSGVTARIALQHHKGLLELDQTRAFKSSATGSVFTGKAVREAKCGDFNAVIVEVSGQAHYTGTASFTVEGDDPLQDGFLLK; encoded by the exons ATGCACACGGGAGGGGAGCCCCTGCGCATCGTGCTGGGGGGATGTCCGGAGGTGGTGGGCCCCACGCTGCTGGCCAAGCGGCGCTACATGCGCCAGCACCTTGACTACGTGCGGCGACGGCTCCTGTACGAGCCCCGGGGACACCGGGACATGTACGGGGCCGTGCTGGTGCCGAGCGAGCTACCGGACGCCCACCTGGGCGTCCTGTTCCTGCACAACGAAGGCTACAGCTCCATGTGCGGCCACGCCG GGGCGCTGGGCCGCTTCGCGCTCGACTTCGGCCTGGTGCCGCCACCTCCGGCCGGCGCCCGCGAGGCCCGCGTCAACATCCACTGCCCGTGCGGGCTGGTGGCCGCCTTCGTGGAGTGCGAGGGCGGCCTGAGCCGCGGCCGGGTGCGCTTCCACAGCGTCCCGGCCTTCGTGCTGGCCACAG ATCTCCTGGTGGACGTTCCTGGTCACGGACGGGTGATAGTGGACATCGCATATGGTGGCGCCTTTTATGCGTTTGTTAGCGCCGAAAAGTTAGGACTGGACGTCTGTTCCGCCAAGACAAGGGACCTTGTGGATGCAGCAAGTGCAGTGACAGGAGCGGTGAAAGCCCAG TTTAAAATTACTCATCCTGATAGTGAAGACCTTGCCTTTCTATATGGAACCATATTAACAGATGGGAAAGACACTTACAGTGAGGAGCCGACCACCAACATTTGTGTGTTTGCGGATGAACAG GTGGACAGAAGTCCTACCGGCTCAGGAGTGACAGCCCGAATTGCCTTACAGCATCACAAAGGGCTTCTGGAGCTGGACCAGACCAGAGCCTTTAAAAGCAGTGCAACTGGCTCAGTATTCACAGGGAAGGCCGTGAGG gaagcAAAATGTGGTGATTTTAATGCTGTTATAGTGGAAGTGTCCGGGCAAGCCCATTACACAGGTACAGCGAGTTTCACAGTGGAAGGCGATGACCCACTGCAGGATGGATTTCTTCTCAAGTGA
- the JKAMP gene encoding JNK1/MAPK8-associated membrane protein isoform X1 encodes MAVDIQPACLGLYCGKTLLFKNGSTEIYGECGVCPRGQRTNAQKYCQPCTESPELYDWLYLGFMAMLPLVLHWFFIEWYSGKKSSSALFQHITALFECSAAAIITLLVSDPVGVLYIRSCRVLMLSDWYTMLYNPSPDYVTTVHCTHEAVYPLYTIVFIYYAFCLVLMMLLRPLLVKKIACGLGKSDRFKSIYAALYFFPILTVLQAVGGGLLYYAFPYIILVLSLVTLAVYMSASEIENCYDLLVRKKRLIVLFSHWLLHAYGIISISRVDKLEQDLPLLALVPTPALFYLFTAKFTEPSRILSEGANGH; translated from the exons ATGG ctgtcgATATTCAACCAGCATGCCTTGGACTTTACTGTGGGAAGACcctgttatttaaaaatggctCGACTGAAATATATGGAGAATGTGGG GTGTGTCCAAGAGGACAGAGAACAAATGCACAGAAATATTGTCAGCCGTGCACAGAGTCCCCAGAACTTTATGACTGGCTCTATCTTGGATTCATGGCTATGCTTCCTCTGGTTTTACATTGGTTCTTCATTGAATGGTACTCAGGGAAAAAGAG ctCCAGTGCACTTTTCCAACACATCACTGCGCTATTTGAATGCAGTGCGGCAGCTATTATCACCTTGCTTGTGAGTGATCCAGTCGGTGTTCTTTATATCCGTTCATGTCGAGTACTGATGCTTTCTGATTGGTACACGATGCTGTACAACCCAAGTCCAGATTACGTGACCACAGTGCACTGTACTCATGAAGCTGTCTACCCACT cTACACCATTGTATTTATCTATTATGCCTTCTGCTTGGTATTGATGATGCTGCTCCGACCTCTCCTGGTAAAGAAGATTGCCTGTGGGTTAGGGAAGTCTGATcgatttaaaagtatttatgcGGCACTTTACTTCTTCCCAATTTTAACCGTGCTTCAGGCAGTCGGTGGAGGCCTTTTAT ATTACGCCTTCCCGTACATTATACTAGTGTTGTCTTTGGTCACTCTCGCCGTGTACATGTCGGCCTCTGAAATAGAG aacTGCTATGATCTCCTGGTCAGGAAGAAAAGACTCATCGTTCTCTTCAGCCACTGGTTACTTCATGCTTATGGGATAATCTCCATTTCCAGAGTGGACAAACTCGAGCAGGATTTACCCCTTTTGGCTTTGGTACCCACGCCTGCCCTTTTTTACTTGTTCACCGCAAAATTTACTGAACCTTCACGGATACTCTCAGAAGGAGCCAATGGACACTGa
- the JKAMP gene encoding JNK1/MAPK8-associated membrane protein isoform X2: protein MACLGLYCGKTLLFKNGSTEIYGECGVCPRGQRTNAQKYCQPCTESPELYDWLYLGFMAMLPLVLHWFFIEWYSGKKSSSALFQHITALFECSAAAIITLLVSDPVGVLYIRSCRVLMLSDWYTMLYNPSPDYVTTVHCTHEAVYPLYTIVFIYYAFCLVLMMLLRPLLVKKIACGLGKSDRFKSIYAALYFFPILTVLQAVGGGLLYYAFPYIILVLSLVTLAVYMSASEIENCYDLLVRKKRLIVLFSHWLLHAYGIISISRVDKLEQDLPLLALVPTPALFYLFTAKFTEPSRILSEGANGH, encoded by the exons ATGG CATGCCTTGGACTTTACTGTGGGAAGACcctgttatttaaaaatggctCGACTGAAATATATGGAGAATGTGGG GTGTGTCCAAGAGGACAGAGAACAAATGCACAGAAATATTGTCAGCCGTGCACAGAGTCCCCAGAACTTTATGACTGGCTCTATCTTGGATTCATGGCTATGCTTCCTCTGGTTTTACATTGGTTCTTCATTGAATGGTACTCAGGGAAAAAGAG ctCCAGTGCACTTTTCCAACACATCACTGCGCTATTTGAATGCAGTGCGGCAGCTATTATCACCTTGCTTGTGAGTGATCCAGTCGGTGTTCTTTATATCCGTTCATGTCGAGTACTGATGCTTTCTGATTGGTACACGATGCTGTACAACCCAAGTCCAGATTACGTGACCACAGTGCACTGTACTCATGAAGCTGTCTACCCACT cTACACCATTGTATTTATCTATTATGCCTTCTGCTTGGTATTGATGATGCTGCTCCGACCTCTCCTGGTAAAGAAGATTGCCTGTGGGTTAGGGAAGTCTGATcgatttaaaagtatttatgcGGCACTTTACTTCTTCCCAATTTTAACCGTGCTTCAGGCAGTCGGTGGAGGCCTTTTAT ATTACGCCTTCCCGTACATTATACTAGTGTTGTCTTTGGTCACTCTCGCCGTGTACATGTCGGCCTCTGAAATAGAG aacTGCTATGATCTCCTGGTCAGGAAGAAAAGACTCATCGTTCTCTTCAGCCACTGGTTACTTCATGCTTATGGGATAATCTCCATTTCCAGAGTGGACAAACTCGAGCAGGATTTACCCCTTTTGGCTTTGGTACCCACGCCTGCCCTTTTTTACTTGTTCACCGCAAAATTTACTGAACCTTCACGGATACTCTCAGAAGGAGCCAATGGACACTGa
- the JKAMP gene encoding JNK1/MAPK8-associated membrane protein isoform X3: protein MAMLPLVLHWFFIEWYSGKKSSSALFQHITALFECSAAAIITLLVSDPVGVLYIRSCRVLMLSDWYTMLYNPSPDYVTTVHCTHEAVYPLYTIVFIYYAFCLVLMMLLRPLLVKKIACGLGKSDRFKSIYAALYFFPILTVLQAVGGGLLYYAFPYIILVLSLVTLAVYMSASEIENCYDLLVRKKRLIVLFSHWLLHAYGIISISRVDKLEQDLPLLALVPTPALFYLFTAKFTEPSRILSEGANGH, encoded by the exons ATGGCTATGCTTCCTCTGGTTTTACATTGGTTCTTCATTGAATGGTACTCAGGGAAAAAGAG ctCCAGTGCACTTTTCCAACACATCACTGCGCTATTTGAATGCAGTGCGGCAGCTATTATCACCTTGCTTGTGAGTGATCCAGTCGGTGTTCTTTATATCCGTTCATGTCGAGTACTGATGCTTTCTGATTGGTACACGATGCTGTACAACCCAAGTCCAGATTACGTGACCACAGTGCACTGTACTCATGAAGCTGTCTACCCACT cTACACCATTGTATTTATCTATTATGCCTTCTGCTTGGTATTGATGATGCTGCTCCGACCTCTCCTGGTAAAGAAGATTGCCTGTGGGTTAGGGAAGTCTGATcgatttaaaagtatttatgcGGCACTTTACTTCTTCCCAATTTTAACCGTGCTTCAGGCAGTCGGTGGAGGCCTTTTAT ATTACGCCTTCCCGTACATTATACTAGTGTTGTCTTTGGTCACTCTCGCCGTGTACATGTCGGCCTCTGAAATAGAG aacTGCTATGATCTCCTGGTCAGGAAGAAAAGACTCATCGTTCTCTTCAGCCACTGGTTACTTCATGCTTATGGGATAATCTCCATTTCCAGAGTGGACAAACTCGAGCAGGATTTACCCCTTTTGGCTTTGGTACCCACGCCTGCCCTTTTTTACTTGTTCACCGCAAAATTTACTGAACCTTCACGGATACTCTCAGAAGGAGCCAATGGACACTGa